A section of the Mesobacillus jeotgali genome encodes:
- a CDS encoding iron-sulfur cluster biosynthesis family protein: MKIEIKEAAMNELSKIQFENGEGIRILAEFVGTCSIATDIQLQIEEKQAEDEVISENGINFFVPKISLESLPGKILLDFKQGLGYKISSPEETFGYNFKLKPRNP, encoded by the coding sequence GTGAAAATCGAAATTAAAGAAGCTGCAATGAATGAGTTAAGCAAAATTCAATTTGAAAATGGAGAAGGAATAAGAATACTGGCAGAGTTCGTAGGCACATGTTCTATTGCCACAGATATACAGCTGCAAATAGAAGAAAAGCAAGCTGAGGATGAGGTCATATCTGAAAACGGAATTAACTTCTTCGTTCCAAAAATATCATTGGAGTCTCTTCCAGGTAAAATTTTGTTGGATTTCAAACAAGGACTCGGCTATAAAATTTCGTCTCCGGAAGAAACTTTTGGCTATAACTTTAAATTAAAGCCGCGTAACCCATAA
- the thiI gene encoding tRNA uracil 4-sulfurtransferase ThiI, whose translation MMYDRILVRYGEISTKGRNRNKFIDRLRKNIKRALSDYPNAAIKAERDRMFILLNGEDSAEIGKKLKEIFGIQSFSPAVKVEKDLEKMKDAALELFRNIYKPGQTFKITAKRSDKTFELDTNEINSEFGGHILRNVEGLKVDVRNPDINLQIEIRKEAAYLSAEIIKGAGGLPAASGGKGMLMLSGGIDSPVAGYLTMKRGLEVEGVHFFSPPFTSERAKQKVIDLSEKLAEVNGHFVLHIVPFTEIQQAIHKQIPENYTMTTTRRLMLRITDVIREKQGALAIITGESLGQVASQTLESMYAINEVTNTPIIRPLITMDKLQIMDIAHDIDTHDISIRPFEDCCTVFVPSSPKTKPKLDKVQNFESYFDFEEMIQRAVEGTERIIVKPASERADEAMDDLF comes from the coding sequence ATGATGTATGACCGCATATTGGTTCGATATGGAGAAATATCGACTAAGGGAAGAAACAGAAATAAATTCATTGACCGCCTGAGAAAAAATATCAAAAGAGCATTGAGTGATTATCCAAATGCAGCCATTAAAGCGGAACGTGACAGGATGTTCATCCTTCTAAACGGTGAGGACAGCGCTGAAATAGGAAAAAAGCTGAAGGAGATATTTGGGATCCAGTCCTTCAGTCCTGCAGTTAAAGTTGAGAAAGACCTGGAAAAAATGAAGGATGCTGCACTTGAGCTTTTCAGAAACATCTACAAACCGGGACAGACGTTTAAGATAACAGCCAAACGGTCCGACAAGACTTTTGAGTTGGATACAAATGAAATCAATTCAGAATTCGGCGGACATATACTGAGGAATGTGGAAGGGCTGAAAGTCGATGTCAGGAACCCTGATATTAACCTTCAAATTGAAATCAGGAAGGAAGCTGCCTACCTTTCAGCTGAGATCATCAAGGGGGCAGGAGGGCTTCCAGCGGCCTCCGGAGGTAAAGGAATGCTAATGCTTTCCGGCGGCATTGACAGCCCTGTTGCAGGCTACCTGACGATGAAAAGAGGACTTGAAGTAGAGGGCGTCCACTTTTTTAGCCCTCCTTTTACAAGCGAGCGTGCCAAGCAGAAGGTAATCGACCTTTCTGAAAAGCTTGCTGAAGTAAACGGGCATTTCGTACTTCATATTGTGCCATTCACTGAAATCCAGCAGGCTATACACAAACAAATCCCGGAAAACTATACAATGACAACAACAAGAAGACTCATGCTTCGTATAACGGATGTAATCAGGGAAAAGCAGGGCGCTCTAGCCATCATTACCGGAGAAAGTCTTGGGCAGGTTGCGAGCCAGACGCTTGAGAGTATGTATGCTATCAATGAAGTCACTAATACGCCAATCATCCGGCCATTAATTACAATGGACAAGCTGCAAATCATGGATATCGCACATGACATCGATACCCATGATATATCAATCCGTCCCTTCGAAGATTGCTGCACGGTCTTTGTCCCTTCGTCGCCGAAAACAAAGCCAAAGCTGGATAAAGTCCAAAACTTTGAAAGCTATTTCGACTTTGAGGAAATGATTCAGAGGGCTGTGGAAGGAACAGAGCGCATCATCGTCAAGCCGGCCTCTGAAAGGGCAGATGAAGCGATGGATGATTTATTCTAG
- a CDS encoding alpha/beta-type small acid-soluble spore protein: protein MANNNNSNQLLVPGVQQALDQMKYEIATEFGVNLGAETTSRANGSVGGEITKRLVQMAEQQLGGGFSR from the coding sequence ATGGCAAACAACAACAACTCAAACCAACTTCTAGTTCCTGGAGTACAACAAGCTCTTGACCAAATGAAGTACGAAATCGCTACTGAATTTGGTGTAAACCTTGGTGCAGAAACTACTTCTCGCGCTAACGGTTCTGTAGGAGGAGAGATCACTAAGCGTTTGGTTCAAATGGCTGAACAACAACTTGGTGGCGGATTCTCTCGCTAA
- a CDS encoding NAD kinase, whose protein sequence is MPDRRNIYFHHKPDTTMLEKVEPLYELARRYEFNIVTDYKIANIIVSIGDDSTFLQAVRKTGFRDDCLYAGISITGSLNMYCDFHLEDTDKMIEAITNSQIEVRRYPTIEVTIDGETTFECLNEFSVRSAIIKAFVMDVFIDDKHFETFRGDGMIVATPTGSTAYNKSVNGAVVDPLLPCMQVSELASVNNNHYRTLGSSFILSGDRKLTFKVAQDGNDYPIMGMDNEALSIQHVEKFDVKLSNKIIKTVKLKDNSFWEKVKRTFL, encoded by the coding sequence ATGCCAGACCGCCGGAATATTTATTTTCACCATAAACCAGACACAACCATGCTGGAAAAAGTCGAGCCTCTTTATGAACTTGCCCGCAGATACGAATTCAATATCGTCACTGACTACAAAATAGCCAATATCATTGTGAGCATTGGAGACGATAGTACCTTCCTGCAGGCTGTCAGAAAAACTGGGTTCCGCGATGATTGCCTGTATGCCGGCATTTCAATCACTGGATCCCTCAATATGTATTGTGATTTCCATCTTGAAGATACGGATAAAATGATCGAAGCCATTACAAATTCGCAAATCGAAGTTAGGCGCTATCCGACCATTGAAGTGACAATTGACGGAGAAACCACATTTGAATGCCTGAATGAGTTCAGCGTACGCTCCGCCATCATTAAGGCTTTCGTGATGGACGTATTCATTGATGACAAACATTTTGAAACGTTCCGAGGGGATGGCATGATTGTTGCAACCCCAACAGGAAGCACTGCTTATAACAAGTCAGTGAATGGAGCTGTCGTCGACCCGCTTCTGCCATGTATGCAGGTAAGTGAGCTGGCTTCGGTCAATAACAACCATTATCGAACTCTTGGATCATCCTTCATCCTGAGCGGTGACCGTAAGCTTACCTTCAAGGTTGCCCAGGACGGCAACGATTATCCGATCATGGGAATGGATAACGAAGCACTGAGCATCCAGCATGTGGAAAAATTCGACGTTAAATTGAGCAATAAAATCATCAAAACTGTCAAACTCAAGGACAATTCTTTCTGGGAAAAAGTCAAGAGGACGTTTTTATAA
- the sppA gene encoding signal peptide peptidase SppA — MNGKRWAALGIAVGLFIASTVINLLSTFAFSDAENAFDDMFAVSEEMFAEEIIEEGDMLSKIAVLSINGVIQDTGDAQSFFESPLYNHQAFMDQLDYVKESDDVKAIILQVNSPGGGVVESAEIHDKIKEIQKDTKKPIYVSMGSMAASGGYYVSAPADKIFASPETLTGSLGVIMQGMNYAGLAEKYGVEFTTIKSGPYKDIMSPTRPMTEEERKILQSMIDNSYEGFVKVISEGRGMSVEQVKKIADGRIYDGRQAKQLNLIDGFGYLEDVIEKVRKDEKLGDATVVKYTESMGFGSFFSMGAQKLMGKDAEMAGLMKLLSQPNSPRLMYLYAE, encoded by the coding sequence ATGAATGGCAAAAGGTGGGCGGCTTTAGGGATAGCCGTCGGTTTATTCATTGCTTCAACTGTAATTAATCTTCTTTCAACATTCGCATTCAGTGACGCAGAAAATGCGTTCGATGATATGTTTGCAGTGTCAGAAGAAATGTTTGCGGAAGAAATAATAGAAGAAGGTGACATGCTTAGCAAAATTGCGGTATTGTCCATCAATGGGGTAATCCAGGATACAGGGGATGCGCAATCATTCTTTGAAAGCCCGCTATACAATCATCAGGCTTTCATGGATCAGCTCGATTATGTAAAAGAATCAGATGATGTCAAAGCGATCATCCTTCAGGTGAACTCTCCGGGCGGAGGCGTTGTGGAAAGTGCAGAAATCCATGACAAAATCAAGGAAATCCAGAAAGATACGAAGAAGCCGATTTATGTTTCTATGGGATCGATGGCCGCATCTGGCGGGTATTATGTCTCTGCGCCTGCCGATAAAATCTTTGCAAGTCCGGAAACGCTGACTGGCTCCCTGGGCGTCATCATGCAAGGGATGAATTATGCCGGACTTGCCGAAAAGTACGGTGTAGAATTCACGACCATCAAGAGTGGGCCATATAAGGATATCATGAGCCCGACTAGACCAATGACAGAGGAAGAACGTAAGATCCTCCAGTCCATGATCGACAACTCTTATGAAGGGTTTGTCAAAGTCATTTCTGAAGGACGAGGCATGTCCGTCGAGCAGGTCAAGAAAATCGCGGATGGCCGCATTTATGATGGACGTCAAGCCAAGCAGCTGAATTTGATTGATGGATTCGGCTATCTAGAAGATGTTATTGAAAAGGTAAGGAAGGATGAAAAACTCGGTGATGCTACTGTGGTAAAGTACACTGAAAGCATGGGCTTTGGCTCATTTTTCAGCATGGGAGCGCAGAAACTCATGGGGAAAGACGCAGAAATGGCAGGCTTGATGAAGCTATTGTCCCAGCCTAATTCTCCGCGTCTAATGTAT
- the ezrA gene encoding septation ring formation regulator EzrA, whose product MEYIIGGIAILIIVFLIGYFMKRKYYSEVDRYESWKIDIMNRPVLDEMSKVKQLNMTGQTEELFERWRQEWDELVTSKLPGIEDYLFDAEEYIDKYRFSKAKESLAVIDRKLTETEEKIKKILGELNELVGSEEKNREEIDGLKEHYRESKKNLLTHRHSYGSAEASLEAMLEQIQAKFIEFDEKTENGNYLEARETVLSIQALLEQVSAKMESIPALLHDCQSAIPAQVGDLKDGVREMTEQGYVLNHLNADSEIEEISKELSEHLASLEKGDVETADQGIQGLKERLDKLFDLLEEEVLAKQYITNTEHVAKEILVKAITESKTLKEETKHIQESYHLTDKELSAQTHVEQQLRGLLKRFELIDHRITENDTAQSLIKVELEEAKLQLDKLVEEQKELMEKLSALRKDEMAAREKVRGLSKQISELIRTVSKSNMPGLSQEYKYLLEDANESIKQVNEKLEQKPLDIPAVQQYLEIAVLTVEKLEASTEEIVETVMLAERVIQYGNRYRSRYPSVARGLREAEEYFRNYDYREALEQAATSIEEVEPGALKKIENMLSVKQ is encoded by the coding sequence ATGGAGTACATAATTGGCGGAATTGCTATACTTATAATTGTTTTTTTGATCGGATATTTTATGAAAAGAAAATACTACAGTGAGGTCGACCGCTATGAATCATGGAAAATCGATATCATGAACCGGCCTGTACTGGATGAAATGTCCAAGGTAAAACAGCTTAACATGACTGGGCAGACAGAAGAGCTTTTCGAACGCTGGCGCCAGGAGTGGGATGAGCTTGTAACATCCAAGCTGCCCGGCATTGAGGATTATCTGTTTGATGCAGAAGAGTATATCGATAAGTACAGATTCAGCAAGGCGAAGGAATCTCTTGCCGTTATTGACCGTAAGCTTACAGAAACCGAGGAGAAAATCAAAAAAATTCTCGGGGAATTGAATGAGCTTGTCGGAAGTGAAGAAAAAAACCGCGAGGAAATCGATGGGCTGAAGGAGCATTACAGAGAAAGTAAAAAGAACCTTCTCACTCACCGCCACAGCTATGGAAGCGCGGAGGCCAGCCTCGAAGCAATGCTGGAACAAATTCAGGCCAAATTCATCGAGTTTGATGAGAAGACTGAGAATGGAAATTACCTTGAAGCAAGGGAGACGGTGCTGTCCATCCAGGCATTGCTTGAACAGGTTTCAGCGAAAATGGAATCCATTCCAGCACTTCTGCATGATTGCCAGTCGGCCATCCCAGCCCAGGTCGGCGATCTTAAGGATGGTGTCAGAGAGATGACGGAACAGGGATATGTTCTGAACCACTTGAACGCTGACAGCGAGATTGAAGAAATCAGCAAAGAATTGAGTGAGCATCTTGCTTCGCTTGAGAAGGGCGATGTAGAGACCGCTGATCAGGGCATCCAGGGTTTGAAGGAGCGGCTGGATAAATTATTTGACCTTCTGGAAGAGGAAGTACTGGCAAAACAATATATTACAAATACAGAGCATGTTGCGAAAGAAATCCTCGTAAAAGCAATAACTGAAAGCAAGACACTGAAGGAAGAAACAAAGCATATCCAGGAGAGCTATCATTTAACGGATAAAGAGCTATCTGCGCAAACACATGTGGAACAGCAGCTCAGGGGTCTGCTTAAGCGCTTCGAGCTGATTGACCACAGAATCACGGAAAACGATACAGCACAAAGCCTGATCAAAGTGGAGCTTGAAGAAGCAAAACTGCAGCTTGATAAGCTTGTCGAAGAGCAAAAAGAATTGATGGAAAAACTTAGCGCTCTTAGGAAGGACGAAATGGCGGCAAGGGAGAAAGTGAGAGGACTCTCGAAACAGATTTCCGAACTGATCCGAACCGTTTCCAAGAGCAATATGCCTGGCCTGTCACAGGAATATAAATACCTGCTGGAAGACGCGAATGAAAGCATCAAACAAGTTAATGAAAAGCTTGAGCAAAAGCCACTGGATATTCCTGCTGTCCAGCAATATCTCGAAATTGCCGTGCTGACAGTAGAAAAGCTTGAAGCTTCGACAGAGGAAATCGTCGAGACCGTCATGCTCGCTGAGCGTGTCATCCAATATGGTAACAGATACCGCAGCCGATATCCTTCTGTGGCGAGGGGATTGCGGGAAGCTGAAGAGTATTTCAGGAATTACGATTACCGTGAGGCACTTGAACAGGCAGCTACTTCCATAGAGGAAGTGGAACCTGGCGCATTGAAGAAGATTGAGAATATGCTGTCCGTAAAACAGTGA
- a CDS encoding cysteine desulfurase family protein, whose product MIYLDNSATTKPYKPVLESFVKVSEEYFGNPSSLHKIGGQAEKLLQQARSQVARLLKVKEAEILFTSGGTESNNLAIKGIAMAHRERGRHIITTSIEHASVHNAMVQLESLGYEITYIKPDKNGFVSPESIEKELRDDTILVSVIHVNNEVGTIQPVKEIGLKLKKYPKAFFHVDFVQGIGKVPLDFYEAGVHLSTISGHKFHGLKGTGALFIKEGVRLSPLLSGGNQEWKQRSGTENVAGMVAMAKALRMTLEQREEKLNQMESAMERLRDELSQIQEITIHTPKVNSAPHILNFSIKGLKAETFVHALEEKNIYVSTTSACSSKKKAASKTLLEMGVPAAEAESAIRVSLTYSNTLEEAEITAKAIAETVKHLSEVVKK is encoded by the coding sequence ATGATTTATTTAGACAACAGTGCAACGACTAAGCCTTATAAACCAGTATTGGAATCATTTGTAAAGGTATCTGAAGAGTACTTTGGGAATCCATCCTCTCTTCATAAAATCGGCGGCCAGGCAGAAAAGCTGCTTCAGCAGGCTCGTTCCCAGGTGGCCAGGCTGCTGAAGGTTAAAGAAGCAGAAATACTGTTTACCTCCGGAGGAACAGAAAGCAATAATCTCGCAATAAAGGGAATTGCAATGGCTCACCGTGAAAGAGGCAGGCATATTATTACCACCAGCATAGAACACGCATCCGTTCATAACGCGATGGTACAGCTCGAATCGCTCGGATATGAAATAACATATATCAAACCGGATAAAAACGGCTTTGTCAGTCCAGAATCAATCGAGAAAGAATTGCGTGATGATACGATCCTAGTGTCTGTCATTCATGTTAATAATGAAGTAGGCACCATACAGCCAGTCAAGGAGATTGGGCTGAAGCTGAAAAAGTATCCAAAGGCTTTTTTTCATGTTGATTTCGTCCAGGGAATTGGCAAGGTACCTTTGGACTTTTACGAGGCAGGAGTCCATTTATCAACGATTTCCGGCCATAAATTTCATGGGCTGAAAGGGACAGGAGCTTTGTTTATTAAAGAAGGTGTCAGGCTGTCTCCGTTATTATCCGGCGGCAATCAGGAATGGAAGCAGCGCAGCGGAACTGAAAACGTGGCAGGGATGGTAGCCATGGCAAAGGCGCTAAGGATGACACTTGAACAGAGAGAAGAAAAGCTGAATCAAATGGAGTCGGCAATGGAAAGATTAAGGGATGAACTTAGCCAAATCCAGGAAATCACTATTCACACTCCGAAAGTAAACAGTGCTCCCCACATCCTGAATTTTTCCATAAAGGGACTGAAGGCGGAAACATTTGTTCATGCACTGGAAGAAAAAAATATTTATGTATCGACCACAAGCGCGTGTTCATCAAAGAAAAAGGCAGCCAGCAAGACGCTGCTGGAAATGGGAGTTCCCGCCGCTGAAGCAGAAAGCGCGATCAGGGTAAGCCTGACCTACAGCAACACACTAGAAGAGGCAGAAATAACGGCAAAGGCGATTGCCGAAACTGTAAAACATTTAAGCGAGGTTGTAAAAAAATGA
- the refZ gene encoding forespore capture DNA-binding protein RefZ, giving the protein MRKNSKAAIIDAAIYLFNTKGFNGTSVRDIAARADVNAANISYYFQNKKGLLENCFTAFFENYIKELEKGYSFLEYGAEVCLNAMVGNVLRYQSENIQLTRFILREMTIDSQVVREIMSTYHVKERYMLKRVLESGIENGEFKKHSIQYSILQLKGLLQMPYLNTHYVTEVLHVQPHEKYFADKYSLEISQWIKGALCHEQQSHQKMLINI; this is encoded by the coding sequence ATGAGAAAAAATTCAAAAGCTGCAATTATTGATGCGGCCATCTACTTATTCAATACGAAGGGGTTCAATGGAACATCAGTGAGGGATATTGCAGCAAGGGCAGACGTAAATGCAGCGAATATCTCATACTACTTCCAGAATAAAAAAGGACTCCTCGAAAATTGCTTTACTGCCTTTTTCGAAAACTATATAAAAGAGTTGGAAAAAGGTTATTCGTTTCTTGAATATGGTGCCGAGGTCTGTCTGAATGCAATGGTTGGCAATGTGTTAAGGTACCAGAGTGAAAATATCCAATTGACAAGGTTCATATTAAGAGAAATGACGATAGACTCTCAGGTTGTCAGGGAAATTATGTCGACCTACCATGTAAAAGAACGCTATATGCTTAAAAGGGTGCTTGAAAGCGGAATCGAGAACGGAGAATTCAAAAAACATTCAATCCAGTATAGTATCCTGCAGCTGAAAGGCTTGCTGCAGATGCCTTACTTGAATACACATTATGTTACAGAGGTCCTTCATGTCCAGCCGCATGAAAAATACTTTGCGGACAAATACAGTCTTGAAATTTCACAGTGGATCAAAGGAGCCCTCTGTCATGAGCAGCAATCCCATCAAAAAATGTTGATTAACATATAG
- the hisJ gene encoding histidinol-phosphatase HisJ, with amino-acid sequence MKDGHVHTAFCPHGSNDTMDDYLQRALQLGYTEITFAEHAPLPESFIDPTPLKDSAMRFDDLNAYFETIAEAKKRYEGKIKINAGFEIDFIEGYENATINFLNKFGSFIDDALLSVHFLKNNAGTYDCLDYSPDYFGEMIKSYGSVEKVHQHYYQTVMKSILADLGPYKPKRIGHMTLANKFRLKYPISNECTNEIIEILEKVSALGYELDYNGAGTAKPLCREPYPPEWVISEAKKRHIRLVYGSDAHQAKELGQGLEFMTIKK; translated from the coding sequence ATGAAAGATGGACATGTCCACACAGCTTTTTGCCCACATGGATCAAACGACACAATGGATGATTATCTCCAAAGGGCCCTCCAGCTTGGCTACACTGAAATCACGTTTGCGGAGCATGCACCATTGCCGGAAAGTTTTATCGACCCAACGCCATTAAAAGACAGCGCAATGAGATTTGATGATTTAAATGCTTATTTTGAAACAATTGCTGAGGCAAAAAAAAGGTATGAAGGAAAAATAAAAATCAATGCTGGATTTGAGATTGATTTTATTGAAGGATATGAGAATGCCACCATCAATTTTTTGAACAAATTCGGATCGTTTATAGATGATGCGCTCCTATCGGTCCATTTTTTGAAAAATAATGCCGGTACATATGATTGCCTGGATTACAGTCCAGATTACTTTGGGGAAATGATCAAATCATATGGTTCCGTGGAAAAAGTCCATCAGCATTACTATCAAACTGTCATGAAATCCATCCTGGCCGATTTGGGCCCTTACAAGCCAAAAAGGATCGGCCATATGACCCTGGCCAATAAATTCCGCCTTAAATACCCGATCAGTAATGAATGTACAAATGAAATCATTGAAATACTGGAAAAGGTTTCAGCACTTGGGTATGAACTTGATTATAACGGGGCCGGTACAGCGAAACCATTATGCCGTGAACCCTATCCTCCAGAATGGGTAATCAGCGAGGCCAAAAAGCGCCATATCAGGCTTGTATACGGATCCGATGCACATCAGGCAAAGGAGCTCGGGCAGGGATTGGAATTTATGACAATAAAAAAATAA
- the rarD gene encoding EamA family transporter RarD, with amino-acid sequence MNNRTEQQAGVLYAAFSYIIWGILPVYWKLLQHVSADEILANRVFWSFFFVAFILIVNKKWGLFTKTFRGLAQNKKQLAALFIASMLISINWFIYIWAVNTDQMIEASLGYYINPLVSVLLGMIFLKERLTLLQYMSFLLAAIGVLIMATSYGQFPWIALSLAVSFGLYGLAKKLIKVDSAVGLALETLVVMPLAAIYIGYLIFQGTNSLFSGSWTTTLLLAGAGAATAVPLLFFAKGAQRIPLATLGILQYIAPTLTLMLGVFVYHETFSTVHLLAFTFIWSALILYSLSRTKLASALTIKLKKEKSMHM; translated from the coding sequence ATGAATAACAGAACCGAACAACAGGCTGGCGTCTTATACGCAGCTTTTTCTTATATAATATGGGGAATTCTTCCGGTTTATTGGAAGCTGCTGCAGCATGTAAGTGCAGATGAAATCCTTGCAAACCGGGTATTTTGGTCGTTTTTCTTCGTTGCGTTCATACTTATTGTTAACAAAAAGTGGGGCCTTTTTACAAAGACTTTCCGCGGGCTGGCACAGAACAAAAAACAGCTGGCGGCCCTGTTCATAGCTTCGATGCTGATCAGCATTAACTGGTTCATCTATATATGGGCAGTCAATACTGATCAAATGATCGAAGCAAGTCTGGGTTATTATATCAATCCACTCGTCAGTGTCCTATTAGGAATGATTTTCCTGAAGGAAAGACTCACACTGCTTCAGTACATGTCATTTCTTCTTGCCGCAATCGGTGTGCTGATCATGGCCACTTCTTATGGACAATTTCCATGGATTGCTTTATCACTGGCCGTTTCATTTGGTCTTTACGGGCTCGCGAAGAAATTGATCAAGGTAGACTCGGCTGTCGGCCTTGCGCTTGAAACATTAGTCGTTATGCCGCTCGCAGCCATCTATATTGGCTATCTCATCTTCCAGGGTACCAATTCTCTGTTCTCTGGTTCGTGGACTACTACGCTGCTGCTGGCGGGTGCGGGAGCAGCGACAGCAGTGCCTTTGCTGTTTTTCGCAAAGGGAGCGCAGAGAATTCCACTCGCTACGCTTGGAATCCTGCAATATATCGCACCGACACTGACTTTGATGCTTGGAGTTTTCGTCTATCACGAAACGTTTTCAACTGTCCACCTGCTTGCCTTTACTTTCATCTGGTCTGCCTTGATCCTGTATTCATTATCAAGGACAAAGCTGGCTTCAGCATTGACCATCAAGTTGAAAAAAGAAAAAAGTATGCATATGTAA
- the mbcS gene encoding acyl-CoA synthetase MbcS, with the protein MNREQLIAPQKYNLVSEMERFAQDPVRKAILWENEEGITKEITYQELLKNANKIGNVFLENGLAKGDVVLVVVPRLIEAYQVYIASLKMGLVVIPSSELLRTKDFQYRINHGDVKAIISYAPFTEEFTDIEEVKNLPKFVIGAEKEGWINLDKEMEAASEDLALADTDRDDMAFLSYTSGTTGNPKGVVHTHGWAYAHLRTAATNWLGIQDGDTVWATAGPGWQKWIWSPFLSVMGTGATGLVYHGKFEPQKYLSLLQNYNVNVLCCTPTEYRLMAKVENIGDYSLPGLHSAVSAGEPLNREVIDTFRKHFNVNVRDGYGQTENTLLVGVTKGMELRPGSMGKPTPGNRVEIINENGEPCAPGEVGDIAVHIETPALFKNYYKDPERTAMQFRGDYYVTGDKASKDEEGYFWFEGRGDDIIISSGYTIGPFEVEDALVKHPFVKECAVVASPDEIRGHIVKAFVVLRDGVTPDQENLVADLQQHVKELTAPYKYPRKIEFLEELPKTTSGKIRRIELRKKELEGAK; encoded by the coding sequence ATGAATAGGGAGCAGTTAATTGCACCGCAAAAGTATAATCTTGTATCTGAAATGGAGCGTTTCGCCCAGGATCCAGTGAGAAAAGCGATTCTCTGGGAAAATGAAGAGGGCATCACAAAAGAAATTACATATCAGGAACTACTTAAAAATGCTAATAAAATTGGAAACGTTTTCTTGGAAAATGGATTAGCCAAGGGGGATGTAGTCCTTGTTGTCGTACCGAGGCTTATTGAAGCATACCAGGTTTATATTGCTTCATTAAAAATGGGCCTGGTCGTCATTCCAAGCTCGGAATTGTTAAGAACAAAAGACTTTCAATACAGAATTAACCATGGAGATGTAAAGGCAATCATCAGCTATGCTCCTTTTACAGAGGAATTTACTGATATCGAAGAAGTTAAAAATCTGCCTAAATTCGTCATCGGTGCAGAAAAAGAAGGCTGGATTAATCTTGATAAAGAAATGGAAGCGGCCTCAGAAGACCTCGCGCTGGCCGACACGGATCGTGATGATATGGCTTTCTTAAGCTATACTTCCGGAACAACCGGCAATCCAAAAGGTGTTGTCCATACACATGGATGGGCATATGCACACCTGCGCACAGCGGCCACAAATTGGCTTGGCATACAGGATGGGGACACTGTCTGGGCTACAGCAGGACCAGGCTGGCAAAAGTGGATTTGGAGTCCGTTCTTATCGGTTATGGGAACAGGTGCTACAGGCCTTGTTTATCATGGTAAATTCGAACCGCAAAAATACTTGTCATTATTGCAAAACTATAATGTAAATGTTCTTTGCTGCACTCCGACAGAGTATCGATTGATGGCTAAAGTAGAAAACATCGGTGATTATAGTTTACCTGGCCTTCATAGCGCGGTATCCGCCGGGGAGCCGTTGAACCGTGAAGTCATCGATACATTCAGGAAGCACTTCAATGTCAATGTACGCGACGGATACGGCCAGACTGAGAACACCTTGCTTGTCGGTGTAACGAAGGGCATGGAATTAAGGCCTGGATCGATGGGCAAGCCTACACCTGGAAACCGTGTTGAAATCATTAATGAGAACGGGGAACCATGCGCTCCGGGCGAAGTTGGCGATATTGCCGTCCATATTGAGACACCTGCATTATTCAAGAACTATTACAAAGACCCCGAGCGTACAGCGATGCAGTTCCGCGGTGATTACTATGTAACAGGGGATAAGGCAAGCAAGGATGAAGAGGGCTATTTCTGGTTTGAGGGCCGGGGCGATGATATCATCATCAGTTCGGGTTATACAATTGGACCTTTCGAAGTGGAGGACGCACTAGTGAAACATCCATTCGTTAAAGAATGCGCTGTTGTCGCTTCACCAGATGAAATCCGCGGACATATCGTCAAGGCTTTCGTTGTCCTGCGTGATGGTGTCACCCCTGACCAAGAGAATTTAGTTGCAGACCTGCAGCAGCACGTCAAGGAGTTAACCGCTCCATATAAGTATCCTAGGAAAATTGAGTTCCTTGAAGAACTGCCAAAAACAACTTCAGGCAAAATCCGCCGCATTGAACTGCGAAAGAAAGAATTAGAAGGCGCGAAATAA